From one Solanum stenotomum isolate F172 chromosome 12, ASM1918654v1, whole genome shotgun sequence genomic stretch:
- the LOC125848445 gene encoding V-type proton ATPase subunit c2, producing the protein MASTFSGDETAPFFGFLGAAAALVFSCMGAAYGTAKSGVGVASMGVMRPELVMKSIVPVVMAGVLGIYGLIIAVIISTGINPKTKSYYLFDGYAHLSSGLACGLAGLSAGMAIGIVGDAGVRANAQQPKLFVGMILILIFAEALALYGLIVGIILSSRAGQSRAE; encoded by the exons ATGGCGTCAACTTTCAGTGGCGATGAAACTGCGCCTTTCTTCGGTTTCCTTGGCGCCGCTGCAGCGCTAGTTTTCTCAT GTATGGGAGCTGCTTATGGAACGGCGAAGAGCGGTGTGGGAGTGGCGTCCATGGGAGTAATGAGGCCAGAGCTTGTGATGAAGTCAATTGTGCCGGTTGTTATGGCTGGTGTGTTAGGTATTTATGGATTGATTATTGCAGTCATTATCAGTACCGGGATTAACCCCAAGACCAAATCGTATTACCTTTTTGATGGATATGCGCACCTTTCTTCCGGTCTGGCTTGTGGTCTCGCTGGACTTTCCGCTGGAATGGCTATTGGAATTGTTGGTGATGCTGGTGTTAG AGCAAATGCACAACAACCAAAACTCTTTGTTGGTATGATCTTGATTCTTATTTTTGCTGAGGCGTTGGCTTTGTATGGACTGATTGTCGGCATCATCCTTTCTTCCCGTGCTGGCCAATCTAGAGCagaatag
- the LOC125848438 gene encoding probable LRR receptor-like serine/threonine-protein kinase At4g36180, which produces MAAYLLLFLVFLSTLCSAQRNSQTLLEVQALTSFKLSIHDPLGALTDWDSSSPFAPCDWRGVFCVNGRVGELRLPHLQLSGPLSTQIGNLRMLRKLSLRSNFFNGTVPASLSKCTLLHSVFLQGNAFSGNLPPEIFNLTDLQIFNVAGNQLSGEIPGELPQSLRYFDLSSNLFSGDIPRKFSDRSQLLLINLSYNRFSGEIPASLGRLQQLQYLWLAYNNLVGTLPSAIANCSSLVHLSAEGNAIGGLIPAGIAALPKLQVISLSHNNLSGSLPASLFCNVSIYPPSLRIVQLGFNAFTNIVKQESSKCFSSLQILDLQHNQIHGEFPLILTNISALTSLDVSWNLFSGKIPSAIGNLWRLEELRMANNSFEGALPFEITNCSDLKVLDLEGNRMTGDIPMFLGDLRSLKTLSLGRNQFSGSIPSSFRNLSNLENLNLGGNGLNGSLPEEVMGLSNLSTLNLSGNKFSGSMPVDIGNLQQLSVLNLSKNGFSGTIPSSIGTLYKLTVVDLSGQNFSGEIPFDLAGLPNLQVIALQENKLSGNVPEGFSSLLGMQYLNLSSNSFSGHVPSTFGFLTSLVVLSLSNNHINGSIPPDLGNCSALENLNLHSNSLSGQIPADLGRLSHLSVLDLGRNNLTGEVPVDISNCSSLTSLVLDLNHLSGNIPESLSRLSNLTVLDLSTNNFTGEIPANLTMLSSLVSFNVSNNNLGGQIPEMLGSRFNNSLDYAGNQGLCGEPLERRCETSGDGGNKLIMFIAVAASGALLLLSCCCLYTYNFLRWRRKLKEKAAGEKKHSPARASSRTSGGRGSGENGGPKLVMFNNKITLAETIEATREFDEEHVLSRTHYGVVYKACYNDGMVLSIRRLSNGTLGENMFRKEAESLGRVKHRNLTVLRGYYAGPPNLRLLVHDYMPNGNLATLLQEASHQDGHVLNWPMRHLIALGIARGLAFLHSSSMVHGDVKPQNVLFDADFEAHLSEFGLGKLVVATPTEPSTSTSVGTLGYISPEVALTGETTRESDAYSFGIVLLELLTGKRPLMFTQDEDIVKWVKRQLQRGQISELLEPGLLELDPESSEWEEFLLGIKVGLLCTAPDPLDRPTMADIVFMLEGCRVGPDIASSADPTCQPSPA; this is translated from the coding sequence atggCTGCTTATCTACTTCTGTTTCTTGTTTTTCTCTCTACATTATGCTCTGCTCAGAGAAACTCACAAACCCTTTTGGAAGTTCAAGCGCTTACTTCTTTTAAACTTAGTATTCATGATCCACTCGGTGCACTCACTGACTGGgattcttcttccccttttgcTCCCTGTGATTGGCGAGGTGTTTTCTGCGTCAATGGCCGGGTCGGTGAACTTCGTCTCCCTCATTTGCAACTCAGTGGGCCACTTAGTACCCAAATTGGTAACCTGCGCATGCTGCGCAAGTTAAGCCTCCGGTCCAACTTCTTTAATGGCACTGTTCCAGCTTCGTTATCCAAATGTACCCTTTTGCATTCTGTTTTTTTACAGGGTAACGCATTTTCCGGTAATCTTCCGCCGGAAATATTCAACCTTACTGATTTACAAATCTTTAATGTTGCCGGAAATCAGTTGTCTGGTGAAATCCCGGGAGAGCTTCCTCAGAGTCTACGATACTTTGATCTTTCGTCAAACTTGTTTTCAGGAGACATTCCGAGGAAATTTTCTGACCGGTCTCAGTTACTTCTGATTAATCTTTCTTATAATCGCTTTTCCGGCGAAATTCCGGCGAGTCTCGGCCGGCTTCAACAGCTTCAGTACCTGTGGCTTGCGTACAACAACTTGGTAGGAACTTTGCCCTCTGCAATTGCTAACTGTTCATCGTTGGTTCACTTGAGTGCTGAAGGAAATGCTATAGGGGGTCTTATTCCAGCAGGAATTGCTGCTTTACCGAAGCTTCAGGTGATATCTTTATCACATAATAATCTCTCTGGTTCCTTACCAGCTTCATTGTTCTGCAATGTTTCCATTTATCCTCCCTCACTTAGGATTGTTCAGTTGGGTTTCAATGCATTCACGAATATTGTCAAGCAAGAGTCTTCTAAATGTTTTAGTTCTTTGCAAATTTTGGATCTTCAACACAACCAAATACATGGTGAATTTCCTTTGATTTTGACGAACATTTCTGCATTGACGTCGCTGGATGTGTCATGGAATTTGTTCTCTGGAAAAATCCCAAGTGCCATTGGGAACTTGTGGAGATTGGAGGAACTGAGAATGGCAAATAACTCATTTGAAGGTGCTCTTCCGTTTGAGATTACGAACTGCAGTGACTTGAAAGTTCTTGATCTTGAAGGGAATCGAATGACGGGTGACATTCCAATGTTTTTAGGTGATCTTAGAAGCTTGAAGACATTGTCACTGGGAAGAAATCAGTTTTCGGGTTCCATTCCTTCTAGTTTTAGAAATTTGAGTAATCTCGAAAATCTCAACTTGGGAGGAAATGGTCTCAATGGAAGCTTGCCCGAGGAGGTAATGGGTTTGAGCAATTTAAGCACACTGAATCTCAGTGGAAACAAGTTTTCTGGCAGTATGCCAGTTGATATTGGGAATCTTCAGCAGCTCTCGGTTCTGAATCTGAGTAAAAATGGCTTTTCAGGCACTATTCCTTCTAGCATTGGGACTTTGTATAAGCTAACGGTTGTTGATTTGAGCGGACAGAATTTCTCAGGTGAAATACCATTTGATCTTGCTGGTTTGCCTAATCTACAGGTCATAGCTTTGCAAGAAAACAAGTTGTCTGGTAATGTTCCTGAAGGTTTCAGTAGCTTATTAGGCATGCAATATTTGAATCTTTCTTCCAATTCCTTTTCTGGCCATGTACCATCTACATTTGGGTTCTTGACCTCATTAGTTGTACTTTCTTTGTCTAACAACCACATAAATGGTTCGATTCCTCCCGACTTGGGCAACTGCTCTGCTCTGGAGAATTTGAATCTTCACTCAAATTCATTGAGTGGCCAAATACCTGCTGATCTCGGGCGTCTTTCCCACTTGAGTGTGCTAGATTTGGGTAGAAACAACTTAACAGGTGAAGTCCCAGTGGATATTTCCAATTGTTCATCCTTGACATCACTCGTGCTCGACTTGAACCATCTTTCAGGGAACATACCAGAGTCACTATCCAGGTTATCAAACCTAACTGTCCTTGACCTCTCTACTAACAACTTCACTGGAGAAATCCCAGCTAATCTTACCATGCTCTCTAGCTTGGTGAGTTTCAACGTGTCAAACAATAATTTGGGCGGCCAGATTCCGGAGATGTTGGGCTCCCGTTTTAATAACTCATTGGATTATGCTGGCAACCAAGGTTTGTGTGGGGAGCCATTGGAAAGAAGATGTGAGACATCTGGTGATGGTGGGAATAAATTGATTATGTTCATTGCTGTGGCTGCCAGTGGAGCTCTTCTCCTTTTATCATGCTGCTGCTTATATACTTACAACTTCTTGAGGTGGCGCAGGAAGCTCAAAGAGAAAGCAGCTGGAGAAAAGAAGCATAGTCCTGCAAGGGCTAGTTCAAGGACCAGTGGTGGTCGTGGCAGTGGTGAGAATGGTGGACCCAAACTTGTTATGTTCAATAACAAAATCACACTCGCTGAAACAATTGAAGCAACTAGAGAATTTGACGAGGAACATGTGCTAAGCAGAACACATTATGGGGTGGTCTACAAGGCCTGTTACAATGATGGAATGGTGCTCTCAATTCGTAGACTTTCAAATGGAACACTAGGTGAGAACATGTTCAGAAAAGAGGCAGAATCACTTGGCAGGGTGAAGCACAGGAACCTAACAGTTCTGCGTGGGTACTATGCTGGCCCGCCTAACCTCAGACTACTTGTCCATGATTACATGCCTAACGGGAACCTTGCAACACTGCTCCAAGAAGCATCCCACCAAGATGGTCATGTCCTCAACTGGCCAATGCGCCACCTCATTGCACTTGGCATTGCTCGTGGTCTGGCTTTCCTTCACTCATCCTCAATGGTCCACGGAGATGTTAAGCCGCAGAATGTCCTATTCGATGCAGACTTTGAAGCCCATCTTTCAGAATTTGGCCTAGGCAAGCTTGTAGTAGCCACACCAACCGAGCCCTCCACATCAACTTCAGTTGGTACCCTAGGCTATATATCTCCAGAAGTAGCATTAACCGGAGAAACCACAAGAGAATCAGATGCTTATAGCTTTGGCATTGTTTTGCTGGAACTGCTAACAGGAAAAAGACCCCTAATGTTCACACAAGATGAGGACATAGTGAAATGGGTGAAGAGGCAATTGCAAAGAGGGCAAATTTCCGAACTATTAGAGCCAGGATTGCTCGAACTGGACCCTGAATCATCAGAATGGGAAGAGTTCTTGCTAGGAATTAAAGTAGGCTTGCTATGCACAGCACCTGACCCACTTGATCGTCCCACCATGGCCGACATTGTGTTCATGCTCGAAGGCTGTCGTGTGGGACCTGATATCGCGTCTTCAGCTGATCCCACATGCCAACCTTCACCCGCCTGA